The genome window GTCAGGATTTCCTGCCTTATAGGTATATTCACTTTTGCTGCTGTTAGACCACTGCTGCGTAACCATATTGTATGATTCAGAAAGCGCGAGCAGAGGATTACCATTGCTGTTATTGGTGTAGGTTGTTCTCATCACTGCAAGGAATGTTCCCGGAGTCAGCTGAAATTCTGTTGTCACACTCAGAAGGTAATTGTTTCCGTCGTATGTATATACTGTTCTTCCCTGCATAACCCAGTCAGTCCCTGTCCATGAATAAAATTCCGAACGGTTAATTTTAAAAACGGAATCCTGCAGGTTCAGCTCCGCGTAAACCACATACTTATCAGCGTTTGTCAACTGGCCGTCAACGGTATCCTGTTCAATAACAGTAATCGTTCCTGCCAGAGTATCATAGATGGTTATCTCTTTGGAAATGGAAATCCAGTCATTCAACGTTTCATTCCAGTCCTGGTTCAGTTCTTCGGAGTAGAGATCAAATGCGGTGAAAGTACCGGTATAATTACCCGGCTTAGATTTATCCAGAGTAAACTGAGACGGAAGTTTGATAAACAGTTCACCCGAACGGAATTTATTCGCGCCGGCAAATGATACTGCTGCCATCAGAAGCAAAGTTACAATAAAACGGTTCATTAATGTGTCCTCTTAATAAGTGATTATGATTCTATAACTGTATACGAAATGGGGAAGTGTTTTGTTTCAGCAGTCAAAAATAGAGTTTCCCTTGTTTGATTTTTATCACACTTTGATTTATGGAACAAAGTCCTGATTAACGGCTTTTCAGGCGGGCGAAGTGTTACAGTTTTTCTTATTTTCCCCAATGAAAAAGCTGTTTTTCCCCGTTTCACGTTCCTGCGGCAGAATGATTTTCTGTCTCCTTTTAGGGCTGTCTTCAGTCCTGTATGCAGATCAGGATACCATCACTCTTCACTTTAGTTTTGATGTGCGCGCGGTCATAACGCTCCCCCGGATTCCGGAAGAAGAAAAAACTGCCGGTAATGCCATCCTGGTTTACTTTGCACTCCCCAACGGCAATACAATAGAACAGACCATGGGGCGCATCCCCCGGTCAGAAGAAGAATGGCGCTATGGAATTCAGCATATTGACGCACAGACAAGATGGCTGAGGAAGCATGCCGGAATGAATAATCTTATAACCGTGTATCTCGAAACGAAACAGAAAAGCTGGCCTGCATGGAAGAAAGAGCATGCGGCAAACTACAGGGAATATATACGGAGCGTGGACAGTTCGGTTAAAGCACAGATCGGGGCTGTCAGCTACCGCATCTGCCTGAACGGCCACAGCGGAGGAGGAAGATTTATCTTCAGTTATATTGATGCTTTTAACGGGGTACCGGAGGATGTTGAGAGGATTGCTTTTCTTGACAGCAATTACGGTTACGAACTGATGTATAAAGAACCGCTTCTTCAGTTCACCAGCCGGCCGGGCAGAGTTCTTGCGGTCTTCGCCTATAACGACAGTGTGGCGCTTCTTAAAGGTGAAAGAATTGTGAGTGATACAGGAGGAACCTGGCACCGTTCCCATATGATGCTGAAAGACTTCAGCCAGTCATATACATTTATCCGGAGTGGTGACAGTGAGGTAATCCGGTATACTTCCGGGGAAAACAACATATTCTTTTTTCTGAAAAACAATCCCGACAGAGGCATCTATCACACACAGCAGGTAGCAAATAACGGATTCATCCACTCCATGCTGGCAGGAACTCCGGTATCAGAGAAGGGCTACAGGTATTACGGGGAAAAGGTGTATATAGGGCTTGCGGCAGAATAAAAAAATTCCGCGCCTTTTCTGAGGAGACTCAGTGAGCAAAGACGCGGAACCGGTTCTTGTTATTCTGTTTCTTTTTTTTGAGGCTCTTCCGGTGTTTTCTTCTTCAGCGGAAAGCCAATGATGCCTCCCGTGAAGGCACCGTAAAGCGTCATAATCATTGCATTGCTCTGCAGCGGGCAGCCATTTTTACACCCGATAAAGTGATAATAGGCATATCCCAGCAGGCCGCCAAGTATGGTAAATGAGGCGAGTTTAATCCCCTCCTTTTTAGAGAGCATCAATCACCCTCTGCAGTTTTGAACGGACTTCACCGGCTATAGGATGCAGTGATTCATTATGAACTGCTGCCATTGAGGCAATTGGATCCACCGCACTCACGATTGTTTCTTCCGGAGTGTTTTGATACACGATTACGTTACATGGGAGCATCAGCCCGATCTGCTCTTCAGCCTGAAGCGCTTTGTGGGCAAACGGCGGATTGCATGCGCCAAGTATCCTGTATGGCTTAAAATCCACATCCAGTTTCTTCTTCAGGGTAGCCGTTACGTCTATTTCGGTCAGAACACCGAATCCCTCTTTTTTCAGTTCTTCCGTTACTTTTTCAATTGCTTCGTTAAAGCCAAGTTTTACATGTTTTGTGAAGCCATAGGTCGCTGACATTGTTCCTCTATAATTTTAATACTAATGGAAATATGATTACAAAACGGGAGAGAGGATTCAGATACCGGAGGAATTTGCAGGGATAAAAACATAAAAAATTGAAGCTGCCCCGGAAAGGCACTCCCGGTATTGCCGGCCGCTTAATCCCCCGGGCAGAATCCCCTGCTAAGCATAACTTGTGCAGAGAGTTCCCTCCCTCCGCGGAGTATGCTGCTCCGCGGAGTAAGGGTATAAAGTGTTAAGGTTTTAGAATTGCGTAAATGGATTTTGCAATATCTTCTCCCTCAGGGTTATCAGGGAATACAAATTTTAGACGGGGATATTCCATAAAATTTGTGAGAATATCCAGCCGCCACTCATAATGATCCTGAGTTTCGGAATGATGCTGCGTGGTTGTTTTAGCGCGAAGGTTATAACCGGTTCCGAAAACATTTTCATTCGCGGAGCCCTTTGTGGTTGAGGTGGAAGTTCCTACAGTTGTGCTGCCAAGATGAACATGCTCAATCATTACTTCTTTTATATTTTCTCTGGCAAACCCGGCGAGTTTTCCGTTACTTACATCACCATAAAGCATTGATTCCTCAGAATAGAGCAGGAATGTGCCGTCATAGAATGAGTAGCCCTGCCCTCCCAGCCGGTCAAGCAGTTCCTGAGTTACAGCCTGGGTATGCTGCCACTTGGCATCCTCATAATTGTTATCAGCGCTGTTTCTGAGTCTGGTGAGAACCCAGGTCCCGACTGAAAAGATACCGAATATTACGGCAGCAGCAATTAGCCCCTCTATGATGCTTGACTCAGCAATATAAACATAGATGCCAAAAAGTGCCGCCGCACCCATACGGACATATTTTCCGATCTTGAGGCGGTTCTCTGCTTCCTGAAGTTTTGTGAGTGCTTCACCAACCATCCGGTTAGTGTTGAAAGTTTGTACCTGAAATTCCTTTTCGAAATTATAAACTCCCGGATATTGTAATGCAACTACGGCTTCTTCCATGTGTGTCTCCGTTTTCAGTTAAAGAATTTTTCAGGTCTTTTCCGGACCTGATGTATGTTACTTTAGCACACAATTCTTATACCAATTCACCGCTTGTATTTTGCATTTACCTCAAAAATAATAGCTCCCCCTTCGTTACTGATTATGTAGAATTTTTCATCAGCGGTCAGATGAATGAAGTGTTTATCAGCAAAAAATCTTCGTCTGATTTGTTGAATTTTTTCACACTCACATGAGCTGTATAATAATTAAACAAATTCTTCCTGTTAAAGTTTTTTTTCGGGCTCTTTTCTGAGTATCAACTGCAAGAACAGAAAAGCAAAATTCCCAAAAAGAAGAATCATCATTATGCAGAGGATGCTTCGATTTTTTCATATACTCGACTTTATGCAATAGTCATGATGGAGCATGAGCCCTGCCATGCAGGGCTCTGAATACTGATCCGTGTGTGAGGAATAGTTACTCTCCGGAAAGAAATTGGACTGCAGCACCGCCGCCAGGAGCAAGTCTTAGTTCAAGCTGTTCGCCGGATTTCACCTTTTTCTTCGTGATGGTGTATGATTTGGGGTTTGCGTCCCAATGCGCGTCTTTGCCATCCGCATATATAACAGCAGTATATATGACATCCCTGTCAAGAAAATCCAGCGGCAGATTCATTGTTCTGGAATTCTCATCGGTAATTGCGCCCAGGTACCAGGCATTACTCCCCTTTTCTTTTCTGGCAATTGTTATATAGTCTCCCGGCTCAGCATTAAGGATTTTTGTATCATCCCAGTCAGCAGGCACATCTTTAATGAACTGAAAAGCATCCGGGTACCGCTCATAGTTTTCAGGGAAGTCGGCTGCCATCTGAAGCGGGCTATACATGGTGACATAAAGCGCAAGCTGTTTTACCAGAGTTGTGTGCACCTGTTCTTTCTTTTCGGGGAAATAAAAACTCATTTTGGTTTCAAAAATACCGGGGGTATAATCCATAGGCCCTCCCATCAGGCGCGTAAATGGCAGAATAGTCTCATGTGAAGGGGGATTACCGGAACTCCATGCATTAAACTCATTGCCTCTTGCTGCTTCATTTGCTATCCAGTTCGGGTAAGTGCGGTGCAGTCCGGTCGGGCGGACGGATTCATGGGCATTCACCATAATCCCGTATTCAGCAGCTTTTTTCGCGGTGTGTATATAGTGATTTACCATCCACTGTCCGTCATGGTATTCACCCCGGGGAATAATTCTCCCAACATATCCTGTCTTTACCGCGTCATAGCCGTGTTTCTTCATAAAGCGGAAAGCTTCATCCATTCTGCGTTCGTAGTTTGTAGCTGAGGCTGATGTCTCATGATGCATGATCATCTTCACTCCTTTTGAAGCCGCGTAGCGCTGTACTTCCTCAACATCAAAATCAGGATAGGGAGTAACAAAATCAAATACGTTTTCTTTCCAGTTGCCGAACCAGTCCTCCCAGCCGACATTCCATCCTTCAACCAGCACCGCGTCAAATCCGTGCTTAGCGGCAAAATCAATATATATCTTTGTCCGCTCAGTTGTTGCTCCGTGCCTTCCGTTCGGCTTCAGTGATTTCCAGTCAGTCCCGTCTATCTTTACATTGTTCACATCCGAGTAATTCCAGGAAGCGGTACCCACATGCATCTCCCACCAGATGCCTACATATTTAACCGGTTTTATCCAGTCTGTCTGCTTAATAACTGACGGTTCATTCAGATTCAGAATCATCTTTGAGGAGAGAATTTCCCCGGCCTGGTCACTTACAATAATCGTGCGCCAGGGGGTTTTTGCGGGTGCCTGCAGATACGCCATATTCCCCACCGCATCCGGCACCAGATGAGAGGTTAAAATATATTTTTCCCGGTCAGCGGTCAGGTGCATGGCAGGATAATTAACCAGCGCCGCTTCAAAAATGTTAATATATAAACCGTCGTCACTTTTCATCATGAGGGGCGTCTGCACTCCGTTATCACCAATGATGGAGCGTGTTGAAATTTCAGATGAGTTTCTTCCCCTGAGCGCGTTAATCCTGCTGATTCTTGTTTCAGAATATTCATATTCGTTGGTATCATAATCTCCCGGAATCCAGAACGCGTTATGGTCTCCGGCCAGGCGGAACTCCGTGAGTTCCTCCTTCACCGTGAAATATTTCAGATGTTCCTGCTCCGGGAACTCATACCTGAACCCGACTCCCTCATCGTATATACGGAAGACCAGAATCATCACCCGTTTTTTTTCTCCTGCCTGGCGGAGCGTAATTTTCAGCTCCTTATAGTGGTTCCTGATCTGCCTAACCTCGCCCAGGACCGGTTCCCAGGTTTCACCAAACGTTGTGCTGTCCGCGTTTTCCAGAACAAATCCTTCCGAAAAGTTCAGACCATCGGCTGCAATAATTCCCATTTTTGACTGCAGAATAACCGGCCTGTTCTTAAAACTGACAGCATACTGCGGTTCCCCTTTGCTGCTAAGGGTAAACGTTACAGCGGTTTTACCGCCGGGGGATGTTACTGTCACAGCGGAGAGTTCATAGCATAAAAGGATAAGAAAAAGTAAAGTAAAAAGGCGCATAGCTATTCCGTTCATAATAATTAAAAGCGACTCCTGAAAAATACGTGCCTAAGAAGAACACACCCAAATAAAACTATTGCCAGTGGCCCTCACTCAGGCCCGCCGGCTGGGTTGCCGGTAAGCACCTGTGTAATCCTGTTTGGTACGAATTATGAATGCATATTCTCATTCATTACATGCTTGCAGGAATACTGTTTCTTTACTTTTGGCTGAGCTCAGAACCCCTTTATAATCTTCATTTTGGGCATCTCTTTGAATGATAGCGATTGTCTGCCGGAATCAGAGAAATGTAGTTTACCTGTTTTAAGAAATTAACCCGATTGGATTAAAAATGAAAAAAATGTCCCTGTTTTTTTTGATTCTTCTGGCAGCCTTTGCTATTCAGGCCCAGACACCGGACTCTCCCTCCGGCTCACGTCTTGAGAGCGGATCCCATAAATGTTTTGATAAAAGAATCCACAGTCCCAATCTGCCTGATGGCTGGCTGACTGAAGCAAATCTTCCTCATACGTATGATGCTTTGCATTACGCACTTGATCTTGACCTCTATAATTGCTTCATCTCCCCTTACCCAAAATCGTTTAAGGGTTCAGTAGCTCTCACGCTCAGGGCTGATTCTGTTATCAGCAGTATCCAGCTGAACGCGGTCAACACGTCCATTCAGATTGATTCGGTAAGGATGGCAGCAACAGGAGTGAATCATGTTAACAACATTGCTACCCTCACTCTGGACAGAACCTACAACCCCGGTGAGCAGCTGCAGGTGAAAATCTTCTACCAGCATAAAAATGTGTCTGATAATGCTTTTTATGTGAGTAACGGTTTTGTATTTACCGACTGTGAGCCGGAAGGCGCCCGCAAGTGGTTCCCCTGCTGGGACAAACCCTCTGACAAAGCAACCATGGAACTCCGCGCTAAAGTACCTGCCACCGTAAAGCTCGGCTCTAACGGACGGCTGGCTGATTCTGTTAAAACAGGCGACTCCATTTATTACCACTGGATAAGCCGCGACCCGGTAGCAACGTATCTTTTCGTCATATCAGCCAAGGTAAACTACGGACTGGATATCGTCAACTGGGTTCACCCAACCGATCCTTCCAAGAACTTCCCGATACGGTTTTATTATAATTCAGGAGAGAACATTACCAACGCGAAAAATCTTGCCGTGCCCATGACAAACTTTTTCACGAGTATATATGGCGATCATCCGTTTGAAAAGAACGGCTTTGCAACGCTGAACAGTCAGTTTAGCTGGGGAGGTATGGAAAACCAGACACTCACCAGTCTCTGCCCCGGCTGCTGGAGTGAATTGCTGCTTGTACATGAATATGCTCATCAGTGGTTCGGCGATATGATAACCTGCGCCACCTGGGCTGATATATTCCTGAACGAAGGATTTGCAACCTACTCAGAGTCACTCTGGCTTGAGCATACAGGCGGGCAGAGTGCATACAAAAGCAATGTGCTCAGCAATGCTTCATCATATATGAACTCAAACCCCGGATGGGCAATATCAAATCCATCATGGGCAATAACAACCCCGGGCACGAACACTTTGTTTAATTATGCAATCACTTATGCAAAAGGTGCTGTTGTTCTTCACCTTCTCCGCTATGTGGTTGGCGATGCTGCGTTCTTCACCGGAATAAGACAATACGCTGACAACGTGCAGGTTAAATATAAGAGCGCCGTTATTGCAGATTTTCAGAATATCATGGAACAGGTAAGCGGACAGGACCTGGACTGGTTCTTTAATCAGTGGGTCTTTCAGCCAAATCATCCGCTGTATGCAAACAAATACTGGATTACCACTGCCGGACAAAATCTGTGGCAGGTAGGGTTTATCGGCAAGCAGACACAAACTAACACGGTATTCTTTAAGATGCCAATAGAGATAAAAGTAACATTCCAGGGAGGTACCGATACCACCATGCGTGTTTTCCATGAAAGCAACGATCAGATGTTTACTTTTTATTTCAACCGTCAGCCGCTTTCGGTTTCATTTGATCCTAATAATCA of Ignavibacteriales bacterium contains these proteins:
- a CDS encoding DUF302 domain-containing protein, with the protein product MSATYGFTKHVKLGFNEAIEKVTEELKKEGFGVLTEIDVTATLKKKLDVDFKPYRILGACNPPFAHKALQAEEQIGLMLPCNVIVYQNTPEETIVSAVDPIASMAAVHNESLHPIAGEVRSKLQRVIDAL
- a CDS encoding glycoside hydrolase family 97 protein, which translates into the protein MRLFTLLFLILLCYELSAVTVTSPGGKTAVTFTLSSKGEPQYAVSFKNRPVILQSKMGIIAADGLNFSEGFVLENADSTTFGETWEPVLGEVRQIRNHYKELKITLRQAGEKKRVMILVFRIYDEGVGFRYEFPEQEHLKYFTVKEELTEFRLAGDHNAFWIPGDYDTNEYEYSETRISRINALRGRNSSEISTRSIIGDNGVQTPLMMKSDDGLYINIFEAALVNYPAMHLTADREKYILTSHLVPDAVGNMAYLQAPAKTPWRTIIVSDQAGEILSSKMILNLNEPSVIKQTDWIKPVKYVGIWWEMHVGTASWNYSDVNNVKIDGTDWKSLKPNGRHGATTERTKIYIDFAAKHGFDAVLVEGWNVGWEDWFGNWKENVFDFVTPYPDFDVEEVQRYAASKGVKMIMHHETSASATNYERRMDEAFRFMKKHGYDAVKTGYVGRIIPRGEYHDGQWMVNHYIHTAKKAAEYGIMVNAHESVRPTGLHRTYPNWIANEAARGNEFNAWSSGNPPSHETILPFTRLMGGPMDYTPGIFETKMSFYFPEKKEQVHTTLVKQLALYVTMYSPLQMAADFPENYERYPDAFQFIKDVPADWDDTKILNAEPGDYITIARKEKGSNAWYLGAITDENSRTMNLPLDFLDRDVIYTAVIYADGKDAHWDANPKSYTITKKKVKSGEQLELRLAPGGGAAVQFLSGE
- a CDS encoding T9SS type A sorting domain-containing protein; the protein is MSLFFLILLAAFAIQAQTPDSPSGSRLESGSHKCFDKRIHSPNLPDGWLTEANLPHTYDALHYALDLDLYNCFISPYPKSFKGSVALTLRADSVISSIQLNAVNTSIQIDSVRMAATGVNHVNNIATLTLDRTYNPGEQLQVKIFYQHKNVSDNAFYVSNGFVFTDCEPEGARKWFPCWDKPSDKATMELRAKVPATVKLGSNGRLADSVKTGDSIYYHWISRDPVATYLFVISAKVNYGLDIVNWVHPTDPSKNFPIRFYYNSGENITNAKNLAVPMTNFFTSIYGDHPFEKNGFATLNSQFSWGGMENQTLTSLCPGCWSELLLVHEYAHQWFGDMITCATWADIFLNEGFATYSESLWLEHTGGQSAYKSNVLSNASSYMNSNPGWAISNPSWAITTPGTNTLFNYAITYAKGAVVLHLLRYVVGDAAFFTGIRQYADNVQVKYKSAVIADFQNIMEQVSGQDLDWFFNQWVFQPNHPLYANKYWITTAGQNLWQVGFIGKQTQTNTVFFKMPIEIKVTFQGGTDTTMRVFHESNDQMFTFYFNRQPLSVSFDPNNQIVIKTASLSVTEPIPVEFVSFTHRVIENTVLLEWKTASEVNNRGFAVELSRDGKSWKEIGFVEGKGSYTGISEYRYIHYVEEYGTRYYRLKQINYDGTFDYSNVIETAAGLLPEKITLHPAYPNPFNPATTVTFELPVAMNITLTLYDAAGQKVFTAAEGLYTEGFHSVLIRGDQLTSGTYFAELIAAETAKRIKLLLIK